In Actinoplanes derwentensis, the following proteins share a genomic window:
- the yidD gene encoding membrane protein insertion efficiency factor YidD, with translation MSLAARLLTAVVVAYRRYLSPVLPARCRFYPSCSAYAQEALARHGAFRGTGLAIWRLLKCHPFHPGGYDPVPDPIRHRPADVTGALD, from the coding sequence ATGAGCCTGGCCGCCCGGCTCCTGACGGCAGTGGTCGTCGCGTACCGTCGATACTTGAGTCCGGTGCTGCCGGCACGCTGTCGGTTCTACCCGTCGTGCAGCGCGTACGCCCAGGAGGCTCTGGCTCGGCATGGTGCCTTTCGGGGTACAGGCCTGGCGATCTGGCGGCTCCTCAAATGCCATCCCTTCCACCCTGGCGGGTATGACCCGGTGCCTGACCCGATCCGTCACCGTCCTGCCGATGTGACTGGAGCTTTAGATTGA
- the rpmH gene encoding 50S ribosomal protein L34 yields MSKRTYQPNNRRRAKTHGFRLRMRTRAGRAILAARRVKGRDKLSA; encoded by the coding sequence GTGAGCAAGCGCACCTACCAGCCGAACAACCGCCGGCGTGCCAAGACCCACGGCTTCCGGCTGCGCATGCGCACCCGTGCCGGCCGCGCCATCCTGGCTGCCCGCCGTGTCAAGGGCCGCGACAAGCTGTCGGCCTGA
- the dnaA gene encoding chromosomal replication initiator protein DnaA produces the protein MADQVDLGTLWRETLDELSDEIASRQQRAYLQFTRLRAIVEDTALLSVPDTYTRDIIESRLRPAITEALTKRLNRPIQVAVTVRPPEDGSGMPGTVYGTPSEQTQQMPEAQPRHYAEAGPYQPELPAYPGPQRMPDPPYQQQAFGPTEHVPEPYPTGSAQHSAPQAPFSRSVPTGQEALFADPMPPAPSQVNRSPAAHPTENEQPNDAVAHRMAADAAQRRDNQRHPDDRPMQGPDRRDDSPMRAGDNGPGRPPIDLRGPGTAPRPGGQDGNRLNPKYMFETFVIGSSNRFAHAASVAVAESPAKAYNPLFIYGSSGLGKTHLLHAIGHYATTLGHARSVRYVSTEEFTNDFINSLRDDKTQAFQRRYRDVDILLIDDIQFLENRERTQEEFFHTFNTLHNANKQIVISSDRSPRQLATLEDRMRTRFEWGLLADIQPPDLETRIAILQKKAAQERMYAPSDVLEFIASRVSNSIRELEGALIRVTAFASLTRSTVQLSLAEEVLRDFMPDGAGPEINADQIMVSTADYFGVSLEDLRGHSRSRVLVNARQVAMYLCRELTDLSLPRIGQAFGGRDHTTVMHADRKIRQHMAERRSLYNQIAELTNRIKQNT, from the coding sequence GTGGCCGATCAGGTGGACCTGGGCACGTTGTGGCGTGAGACGTTGGACGAACTCTCCGACGAGATCGCGTCACGGCAGCAGCGTGCCTACCTTCAGTTCACCCGGTTGCGGGCGATAGTCGAGGACACTGCTCTCCTATCGGTTCCGGACACCTACACCCGAGACATCATCGAGTCCCGGTTGCGCCCGGCGATCACCGAGGCCCTCACCAAGCGGCTGAACCGGCCGATCCAGGTCGCCGTCACGGTCCGCCCTCCGGAGGACGGTTCCGGCATGCCCGGCACGGTCTACGGCACTCCTTCCGAGCAGACGCAGCAGATGCCCGAGGCACAGCCACGGCACTACGCGGAGGCCGGTCCTTATCAACCGGAGCTGCCGGCCTACCCCGGTCCGCAACGGATGCCCGACCCGCCGTACCAGCAGCAGGCTTTCGGCCCCACCGAGCACGTGCCCGAGCCGTACCCGACGGGTTCCGCCCAGCACTCGGCACCGCAGGCTCCGTTCTCCCGCAGCGTCCCCACCGGCCAGGAGGCGCTGTTCGCCGACCCGATGCCGCCGGCCCCGTCCCAGGTGAACCGGTCACCAGCTGCACACCCCACCGAGAACGAGCAGCCCAACGACGCGGTCGCGCATCGGATGGCGGCCGACGCCGCGCAGCGCCGGGACAATCAGCGTCATCCCGACGACCGTCCGATGCAGGGGCCGGACCGTCGCGACGACAGCCCGATGCGCGCCGGCGACAACGGCCCCGGCCGGCCGCCGATCGATCTGCGCGGCCCCGGCACCGCGCCGCGCCCCGGCGGGCAGGACGGCAACCGGCTCAACCCGAAGTACATGTTCGAGACGTTCGTCATCGGCTCGTCCAACCGGTTCGCACACGCGGCGTCAGTGGCGGTCGCCGAGTCGCCGGCGAAGGCGTACAACCCACTCTTCATCTACGGCAGCTCCGGCCTGGGCAAGACCCACCTCCTGCACGCCATCGGTCACTACGCCACCACCCTGGGGCATGCACGTTCGGTGCGCTACGTGTCGACCGAGGAGTTCACCAACGATTTCATCAACAGCCTGCGAGACGACAAGACGCAGGCGTTCCAGCGGCGCTACCGCGACGTCGACATCCTGCTGATCGACGACATCCAGTTCCTGGAGAACCGCGAGCGCACGCAGGAGGAGTTCTTCCACACCTTCAATACGCTGCACAACGCGAACAAGCAGATCGTGATCAGCTCGGACCGCTCACCGCGCCAGCTGGCCACCCTGGAAGACCGGATGCGGACCCGCTTCGAGTGGGGCCTGCTCGCCGACATCCAACCGCCCGATCTGGAGACGCGCATCGCGATCCTCCAGAAGAAGGCCGCGCAGGAGCGCATGTACGCCCCGAGCGACGTGCTGGAGTTCATCGCCTCCCGGGTCTCCAACTCGATCCGCGAACTCGAGGGCGCCCTCATCCGGGTGACCGCGTTCGCCAGCCTCACCCGTTCCACGGTCCAGCTGTCCCTGGCCGAGGAGGTGCTGCGGGACTTCATGCCCGACGGCGCCGGCCCGGAGATCAACGCAGACCAGATCATGGTCTCGACGGCCGACTACTTCGGCGTCTCCCTGGAGGACCTGCGCGGCCACTCCCGCAGCCGGGTCCTGGTCAACGCCCGCCAGGTCGCCATGTACCTGTGCCGCGAACTGACCGACCTCTCCCTCCCGCGCATCGGCCAGGCCTTCGGCGGCCGCGACCACACCACGGTCATGCACGCCGACCGCAAGATCAGGCAACACATGGCGGAGCGGCGGTCCCTTTACAACCAGATCGCGGAACTCACCAACAGGATCAAACAGAACACCTGA
- the yidC gene encoding membrane protein insertase YidC, producing the protein MSLGPIYYAISWILLQWHSLWDTIGIPDGRVLGTNWAWILAIFFLVVTLRVILFPVFVKQIKSQRAMQALQPKVKALQEKHKGDRETLQKEMMELYRVEKANPLMGCLPMFLQIPVFFGLFHVLQHLDPTISDENKQLYGWPLEQFDSAAVAHLFNAPISAKFGSTAAELAALNADGTTVKVLAAVLVLVMMATTFLTQRQMILKTGWAEDPQQLMIQRLMLYGIPFTLLFSGALFPIGVVIYWVTNNLFTLGQQQWVLRKFPPPQMAGKSGTPARPAAGTKTTSGAKNPVQPARTGGLFGRKPAPEPTSPVVDTKALAPKPGAKPVNPKKGTRPANKPKG; encoded by the coding sequence TTGAGTCTCGGTCCGATCTACTACGCCATCTCGTGGATCCTTCTGCAGTGGCATTCGCTGTGGGACACGATCGGCATACCTGACGGTCGCGTCCTGGGCACCAACTGGGCCTGGATCCTGGCGATCTTCTTCCTGGTCGTGACGCTGCGGGTCATTCTCTTCCCGGTCTTCGTCAAGCAGATCAAGAGCCAGCGCGCGATGCAGGCGCTGCAGCCCAAGGTCAAGGCCCTCCAGGAGAAGCACAAGGGCGACCGGGAGACGCTCCAGAAAGAAATGATGGAGCTGTACCGGGTCGAGAAGGCCAACCCGCTGATGGGCTGCCTTCCGATGTTCCTGCAGATCCCGGTCTTCTTCGGCCTGTTCCACGTGCTCCAGCACCTCGACCCGACGATCTCCGACGAGAACAAGCAGCTGTACGGCTGGCCGCTCGAGCAATTCGACAGCGCCGCCGTGGCACACCTGTTCAACGCCCCGATCAGTGCCAAGTTCGGCTCGACCGCCGCTGAGCTGGCCGCCCTGAACGCCGACGGTACGACGGTCAAGGTCCTCGCCGCCGTCCTGGTCCTGGTCATGATGGCCACCACGTTCCTCACCCAGCGCCAGATGATCCTCAAGACCGGCTGGGCCGAGGACCCGCAGCAGCTCATGATTCAGCGGCTGATGCTCTACGGCATTCCGTTCACGCTGCTCTTCTCCGGTGCGCTGTTCCCGATCGGTGTCGTCATCTACTGGGTCACGAACAACCTGTTCACCCTGGGCCAGCAGCAGTGGGTGCTCCGCAAGTTCCCGCCGCCGCAGATGGCCGGCAAGAGTGGCACCCCGGCCCGCCCGGCCGCCGGCACCAAGACCACCAGTGGTGCGAAGAACCCGGTTCAGCCGGCCCGCACCGGTGGCCTTTTCGGCCGAAAGCCCGCGCCCGAGCCGACGAGCCCGGTGGTCGACACCAAGGCACTCGCGCCCAAACCGGGTGCCAAACCGGTGAATCCCAAGAAGGGCACCCGACCGGCGAACAAACCCAAGGGATGA
- the rnpA gene encoding ribonuclease P protein component yields MLAAAQRLRRSADFAAAIRGGRRAGRGTLVVHLLIDEPACASTARAGFVVSKAVGNAVVRNKVRRRLRHLVRPLLSDLPAGASLVVRALPPSAEASYATLTTDLESALTAARRPRRPR; encoded by the coding sequence ATGCTTGCCGCGGCGCAACGACTGCGGCGTAGCGCGGACTTCGCCGCAGCGATCCGTGGTGGCCGTCGAGCCGGCCGCGGGACTCTGGTCGTTCACCTGCTTATCGATGAGCCGGCGTGCGCCTCCACGGCGCGCGCCGGCTTCGTCGTATCCAAAGCGGTGGGCAACGCGGTCGTCCGTAACAAAGTGCGCCGCAGACTCCGGCACCTCGTCCGGCCGCTCCTCAGCGACCTTCCAGCAGGTGCCTCTCTGGTGGTCCGGGCGCTTCCGCCGTCGGCTGAAGCCTCGTACGCCACCCTCACCACTGACCTGGAGAGCGCGCTCACTGCGGCCCGTAGACCTCGGCGGCCCCGATGA
- a CDS encoding ParA family protein: MPNQTAVSPSPEAPVQSTEHVSRETPGMDEDDPPLAMEALRAVQILNPSGEIIMPRPDHPRVICVANQKGGVGKTTTTVNLAVALALHGNRVLVVDLDPQGNASTGLNVPHHAGVPDVYDCLIDNVPLAEVAQQVDGIPNLYCVPATIDLAGAEIELVSVVARESRLARAIAGHPVKFDYVFIDCPPSLGLLTVNALCAAQEVLIPIQCEYYALEGLNQLINNINLVRQHLNPTLDVSTILLTMYDRRTRLADAVEQDVRNHFGAKVLNAVIPRNVRVSEAPSYGQSVLTYDPGSRGATSYFEAALELAVRGVNTGGAA; this comes from the coding sequence CTGCCTAACCAAACCGCCGTCTCTCCATCTCCGGAGGCGCCGGTTCAGTCCACCGAGCATGTTTCACGTGAAACGCCGGGCATGGATGAGGACGATCCGCCCCTTGCCATGGAAGCGTTGCGAGCTGTGCAGATCCTCAACCCGAGCGGCGAGATCATCATGCCGCGCCCAGACCACCCCCGGGTGATTTGCGTCGCCAATCAGAAAGGCGGCGTCGGGAAGACGACCACGACGGTCAATCTGGCCGTGGCGCTCGCGCTTCACGGCAACCGTGTGCTGGTGGTTGACCTCGACCCGCAGGGGAACGCCTCCACCGGGCTGAACGTCCCGCACCATGCCGGTGTACCGGACGTCTACGACTGTCTGATCGACAACGTGCCGCTGGCCGAGGTCGCTCAGCAGGTCGACGGTATTCCGAACCTGTACTGCGTGCCGGCGACCATTGACCTGGCCGGCGCCGAGATCGAGCTGGTGTCGGTCGTGGCTCGGGAGTCCCGTCTTGCCCGGGCGATCGCCGGTCACCCGGTGAAGTTCGACTACGTCTTCATCGACTGCCCGCCCTCGCTGGGCCTGCTGACGGTCAACGCACTCTGTGCGGCGCAGGAGGTGCTGATCCCGATTCAGTGCGAGTACTACGCGCTGGAAGGTCTCAATCAGCTGATCAACAACATCAACCTGGTGCGTCAGCACCTCAATCCCACCCTCGATGTCTCTACGATCTTGTTGACGATGTACGACCGGCGTACTCGTCTGGCAGATGCGGTGGAGCAGGATGTGCGGAACCACTTCGGCGCCAAGGTGCTGAACGCTGTGATTCCCCGGAACGTTCGGGTGTCGGAGGCGCCGAGTTACGGCCAGTCGGTGTTGACCTACGATCCGGGTTCACGAGGCGCCACGAGTTACTTCGAGGCGGCTCTGGAACTCGCTGTGCGTGGAGTCAACACTGGAGGGGCGGCATGA
- the recF gene encoding DNA replication/repair protein RecF (All proteins in this family for which functions are known are DNA-binding proteins that assist the filamentation of RecA onto DNA for the initiation of recombination or recombinational repair.) — MHVRRVELTDFRSYERVAVDLEPGVSVFVGQNGMGKTNLIEALGYVATLDSHRVAMDAPLVRSGAKSAVVRCALVHDGRELLVELEIVPGRANRARLNRSPVRRPRDVLGALRMVLFAPEDLELVRGDPSERRRYLDDLLVARQPRYAGVRADYDRVIKQRNALLRSAYLNRKVGGTRGQDLSTLEVWDQHLARHGAELLAGRLELAAALGPHLTKAYDAVAAGRTAAAIAYASRLGDALPSDRPALEAAILAKLAERRVAEIERGTTLVGPHRDDLALSLGDLPVKGYASHGESWSFALALRLAAYDLLRSDGIEPVLALDDVFAELDTARRERLAALVSDAGQLLVTCAVPEDVPASLHGARYDVTTGSVIRVS, encoded by the coding sequence ATGCACGTACGCCGGGTCGAGCTCACCGACTTCCGTTCCTATGAGCGAGTGGCGGTCGATCTCGAACCCGGCGTGTCCGTGTTCGTCGGCCAGAACGGCATGGGCAAGACGAACCTGATCGAAGCCCTGGGTTACGTGGCCACTCTGGACAGTCACCGGGTGGCCATGGACGCACCGCTGGTGCGGTCCGGGGCGAAATCGGCGGTGGTCCGGTGCGCTCTCGTCCACGATGGACGGGAGCTGCTGGTGGAGCTGGAGATCGTGCCGGGCCGGGCGAACCGGGCACGGCTGAACCGTTCGCCGGTACGCCGCCCCCGGGACGTGCTCGGCGCGCTGCGGATGGTGCTGTTCGCCCCGGAGGACCTGGAGCTGGTCCGGGGTGACCCGTCGGAGCGGCGGCGTTACCTCGACGACCTGCTGGTCGCCCGGCAGCCGCGATATGCGGGGGTGCGCGCCGACTACGACCGGGTGATCAAGCAGCGCAACGCCCTGCTGCGCAGCGCCTACCTGAACCGCAAGGTGGGTGGCACCCGCGGGCAGGATCTCTCCACCCTCGAAGTCTGGGATCAGCATCTGGCACGGCACGGTGCGGAGTTGCTGGCCGGCCGGCTGGAACTGGCTGCGGCGCTGGGACCGCATTTGACGAAGGCGTACGACGCGGTCGCCGCCGGTCGGACGGCCGCTGCCATCGCGTACGCCTCGCGGTTGGGTGATGCTCTGCCCTCGGATCGTCCGGCCCTGGAGGCGGCGATCCTGGCGAAGCTGGCGGAGCGCCGGGTGGCTGAGATCGAGCGCGGCACCACCCTGGTCGGCCCGCATCGCGATGATCTCGCGCTCAGCCTCGGCGACCTGCCGGTGAAGGGGTATGCGAGCCACGGTGAGTCCTGGTCGTTTGCGCTGGCGCTGCGGCTGGCCGCCTACGACCTGTTGCGCTCGGACGGCATCGAGCCGGTGCTGGCTCTCGACGACGTCTTCGCCGAGTTGGACACCGCCCGGCGGGAGAGGCTGGCGGCGCTGGTCTCGGATGCGGGACAGTTGCTGGTGACGTGTGCGGTTCCGGAGGATGTGCCGGCGAGCCTGCATGGGGCGCGCTACGACGTGACGACGGGATCGGTGATCCGTGTTTCCTGA
- a CDS encoding DciA family protein, which produces MDKPAEPVANDQLVGPELARAVLDAALARRREAAKTPRRRAGGPGSGRRLRGYSGPGPDPRDPQLFGAMLERLVKARGWEKPKAEATVFGAWEKVVGPDIAAHSRPMKLEGGILEVEAESTAWATQLRMLAATLLRKIAGEVGNNVVTRLNIHGPAAPSWSRGTRRVQGRGPRDTYG; this is translated from the coding sequence GTGGATAAGCCGGCGGAGCCGGTGGCCAACGATCAGCTTGTGGGGCCGGAGCTTGCTCGGGCCGTGTTGGACGCCGCGCTGGCCCGGCGCCGGGAGGCGGCCAAGACGCCGCGTCGCCGGGCCGGGGGGCCAGGCAGCGGCCGGCGGTTGCGTGGTTACTCCGGGCCGGGCCCGGACCCGCGTGATCCACAGCTGTTCGGGGCGATGCTGGAACGCCTGGTCAAAGCCCGTGGCTGGGAGAAGCCGAAAGCTGAGGCGACCGTCTTCGGGGCCTGGGAGAAAGTGGTCGGGCCGGACATCGCTGCGCACAGCCGCCCGATGAAGCTCGAGGGCGGGATCCTGGAGGTCGAGGCCGAGTCGACGGCGTGGGCCACCCAGTTGCGGATGCTCGCCGCCACCCTGCTGCGCAAGATCGCCGGGGAGGTCGGCAACAACGTCGTGACCAGGCTCAACATTCACGGGCCGGCCGCGCCGTCGTGGAGCCGGGGTACGCGGCGGGTGCAGGGCCGGGGACCTCGGGATACGTACGGCTGA
- the rsmG gene encoding 16S rRNA (guanine(527)-N(7))-methyltransferase RsmG, with protein MPGPSSFPVPSSATEIFGERLELAERFVSLLATDGVVRGLIGPREAPRLWERHLVNCGVMGSLIPSGASVIDVGSGAGLPGLVLAISRPDLVITLVEPLARRTVFLDEAVASLELDNVTVVRGRAEEVDLPGADVVTARAVAALDKLAGWCLPLASVGGRLLAMKGSSAAEEIAANQDLVSSLGGGEAVIHLCGVGLIDPPTTVVEIIKERHVVPGKARREAPSRRKPRRR; from the coding sequence CTGCCCGGGCCGTCGTCTTTCCCCGTTCCCTCTTCCGCCACGGAGATCTTCGGCGAGCGCCTTGAGCTGGCCGAGCGCTTCGTGTCTCTACTTGCCACCGATGGCGTCGTACGTGGATTGATCGGTCCCCGAGAGGCGCCTCGCCTGTGGGAACGTCACCTCGTCAACTGCGGGGTGATGGGTTCCCTCATTCCGTCCGGGGCGTCGGTGATCGACGTCGGTTCCGGGGCCGGGCTGCCCGGTCTGGTGCTCGCGATCAGCCGGCCTGACCTCGTGATCACTTTGGTGGAGCCGCTCGCTCGCCGTACCGTCTTCCTGGACGAGGCGGTCGCCTCGCTCGAACTGGACAACGTGACCGTCGTCCGGGGCCGGGCTGAAGAGGTCGACCTGCCCGGAGCTGACGTGGTCACGGCTCGGGCCGTCGCCGCGCTCGACAAGCTCGCCGGTTGGTGTCTTCCGCTGGCGTCGGTCGGCGGACGGCTGCTCGCCATGAAGGGTTCGTCGGCAGCCGAGGAGATCGCTGCCAATCAGGACCTCGTCTCGTCACTCGGTGGTGGAGAAGCGGTCATCCATCTGTGTGGGGTCGGATTGATCGATCCGCCCACGACAGTGGTGGAGATCATCAAAGAGCGGCACGTCGTTCCGGGGAAAGCTCGGCGTGAGGCTCCGTCACGTCGAAAGCCACGTCGGCGGTAG
- the dnaN gene encoding DNA polymerase III subunit beta, with protein MKFRVERDALAEAVAWTAKSLPSRPSVPVLAGVLLRVASGRLQVSGFDYEVSSQVSVEVQADADGAALVSGRLLAEITKALPGKPVDIAAVGSHLELVCGSARFTLPTMPVEDYPALPDMPSSAGTVDASTFASAVSQVAIAAGRDETLPMMTGVRLELNGSTMALLATDRYRLAMREIEWNPDDPEISLNSLVPAKTLNDTAKALGPGGGSVTLALAQGSAGEGMIGFAGGARRTTSRLLDGANYPPVRSLFPASHNAEARISVSALVEVVRRVALVAERQTPVLLSFSEDGVVVEAGGTEEARASEATEAEFTGEPLTIGFNPQYLIDGLQNLGAPTAVFAFVDAFKPAVISPAAESGEIIPGYRYLIMPIRVTR; from the coding sequence ATGAAGTTCCGGGTGGAGCGAGACGCGCTCGCCGAAGCCGTGGCGTGGACAGCCAAGAGCCTGCCCAGTCGGCCGTCGGTGCCGGTGCTGGCCGGTGTCCTGCTCCGGGTCGCCAGCGGGCGCCTGCAGGTGTCCGGCTTCGACTACGAGGTCTCCAGCCAGGTGAGTGTCGAGGTTCAGGCCGACGCTGACGGGGCCGCTCTGGTCTCCGGCCGCCTGCTCGCCGAGATCACCAAGGCCCTGCCGGGCAAGCCGGTCGACATCGCGGCGGTCGGTTCGCATCTCGAGCTGGTCTGCGGCAGTGCGCGGTTCACCCTGCCAACGATGCCGGTGGAGGACTACCCGGCGCTGCCGGACATGCCGTCCAGCGCGGGCACCGTCGACGCCTCTACGTTCGCCTCAGCCGTTTCCCAGGTCGCGATCGCCGCAGGTCGGGACGAGACCCTGCCGATGATGACCGGTGTGCGACTGGAGCTGAACGGTTCGACGATGGCGCTGCTGGCGACCGACCGGTACCGCCTCGCCATGCGAGAGATCGAGTGGAACCCGGACGACCCGGAGATCAGCCTGAACTCGCTGGTCCCGGCGAAGACCCTCAACGACACGGCGAAGGCGCTCGGCCCCGGCGGTGGCTCGGTGACGCTGGCCCTGGCACAGGGCAGCGCCGGCGAGGGCATGATCGGCTTCGCCGGTGGCGCCCGCCGTACGACCAGCCGCCTGCTCGACGGCGCGAACTATCCGCCGGTGCGCTCGCTCTTCCCGGCTTCGCACAACGCAGAGGCGCGGATCTCGGTGTCGGCTCTGGTCGAGGTGGTCCGCCGGGTCGCCCTGGTGGCCGAGCGGCAGACGCCGGTGCTGCTGAGCTTCAGCGAGGACGGCGTGGTGGTCGAGGCGGGTGGCACCGAGGAGGCCCGGGCCAGCGAGGCGACCGAGGCCGAGTTCACCGGTGAGCCGCTGACGATCGGTTTCAACCCGCAGTACCTGATCGACGGTCTGCAGAACCTCGGGGCCCCGACGGCGGTGTTCGCGTTCGTCGACGCGTTCAAGCCAGCTGTGATCTCGCCCGCTGCCGAAAGCGGCGAAATCATCCCGGGTTACCGCTATCTGATCATGCCGATCCGGGTCACTCGCTGA
- the gnd gene encoding phosphogluconate dehydrogenase (NAD(+)-dependent, decarboxylating) — translation MQLGLIGLGRMGGNMRERLRAAGHEVVGFDHNADKSDVANLAELAEKLASPRVVWTMVPAGKITEDTINQLAEVLEAGDIIIDGGNSKFTDDGPRAERLKAKGIHYLDVGVSGGVWGITNGYALMVGGEAEQVQHCKPIFEALKPAGEFGFAHAGTHGAGHYAKMIHNGIEYGMMQAYGEGYEILLASELVHDVPAVIKSWREGSVVKSWLLDLLDRALDDDPTLANLKGYVEDTGEGRWTVDEAVRLGVPAHVLAASIFTRFESRQDDSPAMKAVAALRQQFGGHAVKR, via the coding sequence ATGCAACTCGGCCTGATCGGTCTCGGCCGCATGGGTGGCAACATGCGGGAACGACTCCGCGCAGCGGGGCACGAGGTCGTCGGTTTCGACCACAACGCGGACAAGAGCGACGTCGCTAACCTGGCCGAACTGGCCGAGAAGCTGGCGTCGCCGCGTGTCGTCTGGACCATGGTGCCGGCCGGCAAGATCACCGAAGACACGATCAACCAGCTCGCCGAGGTTCTCGAAGCCGGCGACATCATCATCGATGGTGGCAACTCGAAGTTCACCGACGACGGCCCGCGCGCCGAGCGGCTCAAGGCCAAGGGCATCCACTACCTCGACGTGGGTGTCTCCGGTGGCGTGTGGGGCATCACCAACGGCTATGCGCTGATGGTCGGTGGCGAGGCTGAGCAGGTGCAGCATTGCAAGCCGATCTTCGAGGCGCTCAAGCCGGCCGGCGAGTTCGGTTTCGCGCACGCCGGCACGCACGGTGCCGGTCACTACGCAAAGATGATCCACAACGGCATCGAGTACGGGATGATGCAGGCGTACGGCGAGGGCTACGAGATCCTCCTGGCGTCCGAGCTGGTGCACGACGTGCCGGCGGTCATCAAGAGCTGGCGCGAGGGAAGCGTCGTCAAGTCGTGGCTGCTCGACCTGCTCGACCGGGCGCTCGACGACGACCCGACGCTGGCCAACCTCAAGGGCTACGTCGAGGACACCGGTGAGGGCCGTTGGACCGTCGACGAGGCCGTCCGTCTCGGGGTCCCCGCCCATGTCCTGGCCGCTTCGATCTTCACGCGTTTCGAGTCCCGCCAGGACGACTCGCCCGCGATGAAGGCGGTCGCCGCGCTGCGTCAGCAGTTCGGTGGACACGCCGTCAAGCGCTGA
- a CDS encoding Jag family protein, producing MSAGAAGASTEVKKSESVASDGDLFRQSEIAADYIEGLLDILDYDGDIDELVSAGRPMVEVVGDRLQPLVGQRGATVEALQELTRLAIFRATGSPSRLLLDVGGYRATRRKELGAVARNAVEKVKEHGEPVRLEPMSAFERKCVHDVVNAISGVQSESEGVEPSRRIVVRAAD from the coding sequence GTGTCAGCCGGGGCTGCCGGTGCCTCGACCGAGGTCAAGAAGTCGGAGAGCGTCGCCTCGGACGGTGACCTGTTCCGCCAGAGCGAGATCGCCGCGGACTACATCGAGGGTCTGCTGGACATCCTTGACTACGACGGCGACATCGACGAGCTGGTCTCCGCGGGCCGTCCGATGGTCGAGGTCGTCGGTGACCGTCTCCAGCCGCTCGTGGGTCAGCGCGGCGCCACCGTTGAAGCCCTTCAGGAACTCACCCGGCTGGCGATCTTCCGGGCCACTGGTTCACCCAGTCGGCTCCTGCTCGACGTCGGCGGCTACCGGGCCACCCGGCGCAAGGAACTCGGCGCGGTCGCCCGGAACGCCGTCGAGAAGGTCAAGGAGCACGGCGAGCCGGTTCGCCTGGAGCCGATGTCCGCGTTCGAGCGCAAGTGCGTGCACGACGTGGTCAACGCGATCTCCGGTGTGCAGAGCGAGTCCGAGGGCGTCGAGCCGAGCCGGCGCATCGTGGTGCGGGCGGCGGACTGA